The Metallosphaera hakonensis JCM 8857 = DSM 7519 genome includes the window ATTTTTAATTTGTCTGGGCCGAAGTTTCATAGTCCGAGTACTTTCACCATTGCATTCCGCGATGTCAAGGACGGGTTACTGTAACAAGATCCCTAATCCTGTCGTAGTCTTTGTCTTCGCTTACTATTACTAAATTAAGCCTCTTCGCGACGGCTACGTTTATCGCATCCCCTACGTTTAAGTCTCTTTCAAAGACTAAACTCCCAGCGTGAATAAAGTCGTTAGAGGTCACGTCAATAATTGAGCTTTTAATCTCACCGAGCACTAAGCCTAAGAACCTCAAATAACCCTTAGCCCTATCCTTATTACCAAAATGATATAGCTCGAGGTATCTCTCTCTAATAACTGTTAAAAATTCGTAGACTGACGTAGCAGTGACTAGTCCATCTCCTTTATACTTCAGGAATTTTTTGGAAAACAAAACGTCTGTATCTATTAAGTACCTTCTATATTCCATTGTCATTTCCTACTAACTGCGTTATTGACAATACGTTCTATTTCAGCTGGAGTAATGCTGAGCTCTTCTACCATCTTCAGGAACTCCTCCTCAAATGCCTTAGATGCCTTCTCTGCCACTTTCTCGGCCACTTCCTTCTTATCTGTAATAAAGTAC containing:
- a CDS encoding type II toxin-antitoxin system VapC family toxin; translated protein: MEYRRYLIDTDVLFSKKFLKYKGDGLVTATSVYEFLTVIRERYLELYHFGNKDRAKGYLRFLGLVLGEIKSSIIDVTSNDFIHAGSLVFERDLNVGDAINVAVAKRLNLVIVSEDKDYDRIRDLVTVTRP